The Hemibagrus wyckioides isolate EC202008001 linkage group LG26, SWU_Hwy_1.0, whole genome shotgun sequence DNA window ccattgttaaaagcgctaaacaaataaactgaattgaagttTTTTACTTCAAAAAGTGTCCACTCTATCATGGCTATGTGTCTGAGGGGTGTAAAATGAAatctgaatgaaatgaaatttaatgaaataaaaattcaatGGTCATGCAACAACATTCTCGAACAGTGACACAGTGGTTCAGTAGTCTTGAAGAGTTTAACTGCTAAAAGCAAGACACAGTTGATTCATTTGaaatttaatgaatgaataggaaaaatcaaaatacatgaaaaaaattCCTTTGCTTTTTAGAATGTTGcagttgtctttttttctgGTCCTTCTTCAGGGTCTCCTCTCTTGCTTTCTACCAGTGATGATGTGGAGCCTTTTGTTTTGAGTGACATCAAATTCAAGGCCTTTATGCACATGTGCAAGAGCATGTCTGAAACAGCAACACCACCACCTCAACACACTCCTTGAGATGTTCCCACCTGCAACCTGCTATCAGTGGTTAATGCCTGACGCCTGGTAGTTCCCACTCACTAAAACATCAGGTAGACAGCAGTATCTATCACTATCTTCAAAAGCAGACAAAGACCCAACTGTTCTACACTTAACTAACTCCTAACTTCTCagcactccaaaaaaaaaaacctgcacttTGCTCCTCTAGCTCTCATTTAAAAATCTGGCATGGTAACATTATTTGTATTGTTGTCTGTTTGATGTAAGGCTTGGGTAGTATTTCCTCATGTGTAAGTCAATGTAGATAAAAGAttctgctaaataaataaatgtaaacatactcTGAGCGCTATCTACCCACTTATAAGCACATATTTTAATTCTAGCCACAAATACCaacaacactctaacacactcagaactttacacacactgtataatgaaaataataataattattattataattagtaaGACCATAAAAAGTAAGATCATAAAAACAAACCCCTCTATGATTCGTTCTGAAAATCCTCCAATCCTCCAGTTAGTTTCATTCTTGGCATAAACACAGATCAGTATTAGAATGAGCAAGCATTCTAATTTTAACCAGAAAGACTTCTGATATGCATCTTCTAACTCTGCCTTCAGATTTTTGTTCTCGTGCTGCTCATCTCTCAGTTTTATTGCCATCTTAttcatcttcctcctctcctccatctGCATTTCTTCTTCCATAGTTTTCCTCTTAAATTCCTCTTCCTGTCCGATTTCCATCTCTCTGCTCTTATAGTCACTCCGCTCTTGTGTGTAAAAGTAACCCATGTTCAAGTGTAGCATTACATTGATCTTTTCCAACAACTCTGTGACTTGTGTGTGGTTACTTTgatcatagttgttaaaaacatgaTATCTACTTTTGCAGTTGTTTACAAGATTCTGGAGATCATAACTATTACTAATAAACTTCTCCACTGGCTTCCCTTCCAGCAGATCTCCACCAGTGAAGAGGATCATGGTGAAATCCAGAGCTTCTTCTCCAAAGTTCTCCTGAATCCACTTCACAGCGTTGTTTTCCTCCACTGTGAATCTTCTGAGCCTGATAACCAACAGGAACACATGTGGTTTGGGAGAAAACATGGAGATACAATCATGTGCATCGTGGGTCTTTTGGTCTGATATTAACCACGTGTCCATGACACCAGGAGTGTCAATTATGGTGATGTTTTTTCCATCCAGGACTTTGTTCTTCACTTTACAGTTTGCGGTCACAGATGAAGGAGACACCTCGACTCTGAAGGCCTCTTCACGCAggatggtgtttcctgatgCACTCTTTCCTGCTCCAGTTTTCCCCCACTAACATCAGTCGAAGCTCAGGATGATTCACCTCATGTTCTAAAAAGCAGATAAAACTAAGCAGATAATGTGGATAATACAGGGGTCTTTTGCGTGGTGTTTAAATATTAGTGGGAATATTGGATTTGATATTTGGTAGCTGTAGTTGGATCAGCATTTACCTCTGAAGGTGAAGTGTAATCCAATACCCAGTGGAACCAGAGCCAGCATGGAGATCAGCCAAATGAGAGAACGAATGTTTTTCTACAAAAACAGGCAAAACTGAGTTTTGAGGCAATGATATTTATTTAGGCAATCCTTTAAGAGGCAGTTATTTTCAGGCAGGTATGTTTAGCAAGCACATTCTGATCTGTAGGGTAAACAAAAGCCAATGCAAATATTGAATTCTACACTATTTCATATGTGACAGCAACGTCTGCACCGCAGCCTTACAGCGGGTATTTTCTGCTACAGTACAGTGTGGGTGCTGAAAGGACAGCGGTACCTCAGCACCATCAGTGAGGCAATGCTGACTGAGCAAGAGCTACCAAATCCACCCCAAGCCAATAAGCCATGGGTAGCTGGGAGTGCCCTACATGCCCCCACAATGCCAAAAGCCCCCATCACCATTGTTGATATCAATGTCAACAGGCGGTCTCTAGCCCTGCTCTTGGTCTCTAGATGTACGGTGACATTGGCCAGCAAAGTTAACTATCCAGAACCAGGAGGGTGAGTGGCCCTTGCTAGTTGGCTTAATTGCTGATCTTTCAGGGCAAGACTGGTCGGGGTCCCCTGCAAGAAGCCCACCAATGAGATCACGAAGACAATGTAGGACTTAAAGACCTCAGAGAGTCTGTCTGGCTTGGCGCAGAGGGGATGCTCACATGTCTTCCGAAATCCACCTGATACAGCTTACCACCTTATGTCTACTGTCTTTAATCAGGTTTCATGAGAATGCTGTTTCATCTGGGAGCAAAAGGAGGATAAGCAGCTGAAACACTGCCTGCTATATCAGCCCTCATGCACCTGGCCCATGCTCATCCTCTTGGCGGTCACCTGGCAGCCTGAAACACCTTGAAAAAATTAAAGGCTTTATATGGGCTGTGATGGATGTGGAAGTCTGGGCCTTCTGCCATCAATGTCCCCAGTGCCAATGTACATCACTCCAGATGCCTGCTATCACACAACTCATACCACTACCAATCATCAGTGTCCTCCTCAAATACATGGATCTCAGTGGACTGCTGCAGAACTCAGACCAGGGTCATGGTACATCCTCGTTATTATAGACTACGCCACTCACTACCTGAGGAGGACCCACTGCGGAAGGCCACCTCCCGTAACATTGCCCGGGAACTTCTGCTACTCTTCAGCAGAGTAGGGATACCGAAGGACATCTTAACTCACCAAGGTACACCTTTTGTCTCCTGAGTTTTGGTTGTTCTGTTcctgttgtgtctgtgtttgctgTATCCTCCATAGAGCCCATGGATTGTGCCTTGGTTGATCTCAATCCATCCCAGCAACAACTAACCGAGTTGGTGGACCAGTTCACATATTTTCATCAATTCTCGGCCTTAACCATCTGGTCCACCACGAGAGCAAGACTCCTCCAGGAATAGTAGTCAGACAGCGGCCATACAGGGTACCTGAAGCACGCTGTCAGACTACAGAGGCAGAAGTGAGCCAAATGCCTGGTCTAGCCCCATCGAGGTAGGAGGGAGCCTTTGCTTTTTTGTAATGACTTCTGGAGGCTCAACCATGTCTCAGTGTTTGATAGCTACCCCCTTCCCTGGGTGGATGATTTAGTTTGGGAGCTTGGGAGATCCCGGTTCATCTTCAGTCTGGACCTCAGAAAAAGTTATTGGCAAGTGGCCCTTGCAACCTGATGGTAAAGAGAAGACTGCCTTCAGCATGGCTAGTGGCCATTGGCAGTACTGGATTCTCCCATTCGGGCTGCACAGAGTGCCTGCAACCTTCTAAAGATGAATATATATTGTACTATGCCTATTCCATCTCTATGCAGCTGCCTTCTTGGATGATGTCGTCATGCATTCCTCTACTTGGACTGACCACCTCTGCCATCTGGGGGAGGTCCTGGGTGTACTCTGGAAGGCTGGAATTGCATTGGGTGGGGCCTTCTATAACCACAAGAGAAGAAGATTGAGGCTGCCCAAACCTACCCCCGTCCAATCATCAAGAAACAGGTATGGGCCTTCCTGGGGCTGGCGAGTTATTACCGGCATTTTGCACCTAACTTCTCCTCTGTAGCTGCCCACCTCTCAGATCCTACCAGGAAAGGACAACTGGATCAGGTGCAATGCACCACGACAACAGAGCAGGCATTCCAGCAGCTAAAGGATGCCCTCACCTGCGCCCCTGTATTGCATAACCCTGCCGCCCCTTTATTGTCCACATCGATGCCTCCGAGACAGGAGTTGGCAAAGTCCTGTCTCAAGTCTTTGGAAGGGAGGAGCACCCAGTTCTCTACCTGAGTCGAAAGCTGATCCCATCTGTTAGCCGCTACACTGCAGTGGAGTGAGAAGCCCATGCGATTAAGTGGGCCATTGAGGAGCTCAGGTATTACCTGGCTGGCCATCACTTCACCCTAGTGACAGAACCTGCCCCCCTTCAATGGATGGCAAAAGCTAAAGATGCTAATGCCCAAGTGACTCAGTGGTTCTTGTCACTTCAGGTCCAACATTGAGCTGAAACTCACAACGGAAATGCTAATGGGCTGTTCCAACATCATGCCTTGTGGGTCAACATCCGGCAGTAGTAGGTCTAAAGCTGGGGGTGGGCGTGGGGGTTGGGGTGCGACTATTTACAGCGACTATTTTCCACTCCTCACTCTATTACAGTGCAGATGCTGAAAGGACAGTGGCACCTCAGCACCACCAATGTTTTGGACAGCTGAGGAGTGTGTGCTGGCAGGGTGGGGCGACCTCAGCAGGGGGAAAATCTTATTGGCCTCAGTCATCTACCCTTGCTGTACTCAAACTAAGTGTGGCAGGAGGACTAAcacatgtttctctctctttttcttttttcagaatGGCCCGAAGATATGGAGCACAGTGACATTGCCTGAAAACGCTGCCttctccagcatcctgggtccCAGCCTTGTCAGCCTGCCTAAACTTCCAGCAAGAGCACCCAAGTTCTTTCGTGCTGATTACCATGCTGCTGCCTGCCTCCACATGGCCTTTTCCTGCTATTTTTGCACTGATTTGAATTCACTGGTTTCTGCTCTTTTTTCTCACTTTGCCCACTTAAAGTAAATCACATGAAGTGTTCACAAAGTGCTGTCACAGTGTCTGTGTTCTGCCCTCATAGGTGAGTTGATACACATAGTGCGACAGCAGGATTGTAAGAACATTTTCCCTGAAATGATACTAACCTTTAATTTCCTGTTGTTATGATTTGACTCCTCTAACAGTCTCTCAAGTCTTCTGTTCTTctctgtcatttcctttaacttGTCAGACATGTTTTACTTCtccacttcttcttcttgtttcttttgaatCCTCATTTCTCTTTGTCTGTTGGAAATTGTTAACTGTTCACTTTGAGAAATTCggtggtgtacagtgtgaaacgatgTGGTATTAGAATGTTACAGCTAGTTGCTTAGCACCCTATTCAGAAATTGAAAAGCACTTGAAAACCTCATTTGAAAAACAGGACACAGCAAAATTTCACAAAAATAGGTCAGTTGATAGCTTTCAGATAGCTTTCTTCACATTCTTAGCAGAAGTCTTACCTTGAACCATGGTAATGACCTAGTTCTTCTATCCTAAAATTGTGCCGCAGGTCCATAGATTCATTATCTTCATTGTCTCCATGTTCATGTAATTCTTGCTGATTCCCGGTTGAGTCCCTGTCTATTtgatttacaaaaaataaattatattaacatatttgaGAATACATTTCATGCAGTTATGTCTGAATTTGTTAAGAGTTTTACTGACCTTTTTGTCCTAGTTGTGTTACGCACTATGAATCTGGAATCAGTGTCAAAGTCAGTTTGCAAGTCTTCCTCTGACATCCAtgacacaagcagaaaaactacagagaataaaatcataataaataaaactcgagaaaaaaaaatttgtacaATCACTTTAAATTTGAACAGAATTCATATGGCTCTATTCAGAGAGCAACAGTATAAGCAAACTGCGAAAAATGAGACGATTGTTTGCTTGTAATTTCACTTTTAAAATACGTTGTCCTGTTTTACATGCAATCTGAtacataatttaataaatatataaatatagagcGTGGTGTCTAGAAATATTGAAAACGTGAATTTCAAAAGACATTCACCAGAAACCTACAAATCTAATATGGGCTTTTTAACACTCAAGTGTGATGAGTATTATTAGAATTGTATAATTCTAATTGTTCTAAGAAATATGTTcttaacatttataaaatatattcataactttagagttattattattatttttcactcCTAGTAATCTGTACCTTTATCCTTTAATGACTACCTTGAACACCATTAGCCTGGTACACCAAGACCAACTCTACCACCAACTAACCAGGGGAGCTCCTGAACCTGAATGTATGGGTCAACATGTAACTTCTCTTTGAACAGAGAGTAACCAAACCTCTTGAGAAAGGAAGATGTCGTAGTTgcaattttacaaaataaaatgtattgtgTAGAGTTCAGTGGAAAAGCTAGAATAGGTCAGAAGGTCAAGGTAAGTAGGAAATTGTGATATGATTAATACTACACCAATCGTGATTTTGGCTGTTGAGTCCCTGTCTGTTTGATCTACAAAAATTTTTTATCCCCCACATGTTTGAGAATACATTTCATGCAGTTATGTCTGAATTTGTTCACTGACACCTTTGCATTCCATTGTGGGTTTTTCCTAGTTGTGACACTGATTCCAATGCACCATGCAGTTTGCTAGACTTTTTCTGTGACATCCATGACACGGGCAGGAAaactacagaaaataaaatctaaataaacaaaactataGAATAAAAACATGGACTTAATTTTTTGACGAATatcagttttgttattttggatGCACTGAACAGTGACATAACCAGTGTGGGACTGAATCAGAACAAATACTCTGCAGTTTTCATAGAATGTGCATTTACAGCATTCTTACTagcacagatataacacacacacacacacacacacacgataaaaTCTCCATTTAAGATTCCTGGCTCAATTACATTGATAAAACCAGTGACTTTGAAAAGCAATTACTTTAATATTCTGTTAATcagtgaaataatttttttatattgtgaACACAGAGCAGGTCATTATGAAGTGATGTAAGGGAGTTTAATGGTCTACCAATttgaaatgtcatttttatttcagcagTAAGATGAagtcaaatatatattttttgttgtcaGAGACTTACTCTCTCGTTTGGTCCTTTTTAAAAAGGTATTTACAATCTTATTAGTAaatgtatttctgtttattttaatgctttaaaGCGTCTCTTTAAGCTTGAAATATTTTGcccattttattttgtaaagaatttaaaatatttttttagccTGCACACTCACAGATACTGTGAATGTGatgtgcttgtttatttataatgagtttatttatattttatttaaagacattttaatgAAGTATTGAACCTGGACAAATCATCAGCAATTTATTTGCAAACaatgaatgtttttaaatattaatattagacattttGAGGTACAGCAATAtgtattctttaaaaataacaaagtaaacaGATAGTCCAATAATTGTTTAGAGCTTTGGAGTCATTTGTTGAGACATTTCTTGCACaaagtaacagtaacagtaaaaattCTCATTTCTCTATTAAACATGTAGTAAGTGCGTGCTTCAGCTGCAGTTCCTCACTGTTCCGGGTCTCTGTCATATGACCAACCAGATTAAAGTATATGCTGAGAGCAACGTGTTGCCAGGTGAGATTGAATAAATGGAGCGTGCATGAGatactgtttatttaaaaaaaaaaatgcacaaggAGCTAAATCCAATACAGtcaacatttatattttcatatctACTTACTTTTCTCTTCAGAGGACGTTTTAggttctttctcttttcagttTGCTACACCTGTAAACTTTGGAGTTTGGACCATACTCtactttaattgttttattattatatagaccTACCATAATATATCTAAAAAATCCTCAAAAATCCTCCAAAATTTCTCTTTGGAGAGAAAAAGGCGTGCCACCCTCAGTTGTTTAGAATGGTTTAAATGGAGGAAGGTGTTAGAGTACTTAAGCCTTTAAACTACCACAAAGTGCTACCCCTTCTGGCCCTATAGTGTTGCCAACTGGGCAGGTTCCAGCCCAATTGGGCTCGTTTTGGTCACGTCTAACCAGGAGAAAATGCACTGGGTGGGTTGATAAAATTTGGGCAGatttttgatgcaactggcgggtttttatttttgactgtaAACACgatattttattccatttttcaTTCAAATGAACTTCACAATAAAGTATAAACATGTAATTTGATGTTTTAATAATAtgttcagtttagccaataaggttgTCCAATCAGACTTCGATCCTGATTAGCAGGTTGTTGTGATCGTTGTACTCGTTAAGCCAATATCACAAGTGTTTTAACATCATCATGCCAACGTGGGAGAAATATAGAAAGTTCTACAGTAAAGAATGTGAGAGCGAGCTGTTCTATAATATTCAACTCATATATAGGAGACGTTCTCATCAGTTCTGAGAAGATTCTCTACATTAAGTCCCTATAAAAAGGTAAGCATGTTTATACGCTATTATTCTGCTCTAAAATTCTGATGTCATGtttgataattaaataaaacatatacagGTAGCtaacgcagtgtgtgtgtgtgtgtgtgtgtgtgtgtgtctaaatagtgcctttgcactaacccatttgttttgggttttctgtttgttattgtattagttatcacagtttgcattttgggctggtatttttttaaatgggcgGGGTTTAAACTGTAGTCAGGCTGaaaatcttcagtccaatctgacAACACGGGCTGGCCCTTGAACAAAGCTTTTAACCCCTCAATTGTATGAATTAGATAatatgtaagttgctctggatgacAGTTTTCTCCAAATGACATTTGGATTTAAGTGAATTTAAGTGAACACATCATTTAGGTTGGACAGAATTATGTGTATTATAGATTACAGTATGAAGgaatgtaaaattaaattaaaaatgaaaagaaatttaatgaaatgaaactttCATAGTCAAGCCACAACATTCTTGAGTAGTGACAGTGATTCAGTAGTCTTGAAGAGTTTAAGAGGTAAAAGCAGACACAGTTTATTAATCTGAagtctttattttaatgaattaaaaaacaaacaaacaaacaaaatacacgAAAAAAATCCATTTACTTTTGGTAACATCATTGTTGTTGTGTACAAGATGTACGTGTACAAGACCTTGTCTggaccagcaccaccaccacctcaacACTCTTCCTGAGGTATATGTTCCCACCTGTAGCCtggtatcatcatcatctcattttattacatttcatttacatttcattgcacattctttttctctttttttcagtgctaagtgtgctgtgtttttgtgttgtctttttttgtatttattatttttgcactgtcttgttgtTGCTTtctttgcacctagctgcacacttacactttatgtggcttggacgaacTTTTGGTCCTAGCTTTATGTtctatgtttatgtagcaccaggtcctggagaaacgttgtttaatttcactatgtactgcgtcagctatatgtggttgaaatgacaataaaagcttcttgaatcttgaatcagtGGTTAACGCCTGACACCTGGTAGAAAATATTCAGTAAAGCATAAGGTCCCTGTCCAGAACCATAAATCTGATTGTCCCAGAGTGGTGAAATAATCTTCCTAACTTAATCCAGACAGCGGTATTTAAAACCCAGATAGCAAAACAGGTCTGGCCCAGACctggcccacacaatgcacttacacttgggccacataccacaaagaatgatgGCCCTTTGGTGGCCCATGTCTGGTTTGCAAGAGGTGGGCTCTAACACAGCTCTCACTGCCTCATTGATTgtaataattaacatttttgTCATGTCTTTTAATGGGTGCCAATCTGGAGCTGACTGTACACTTCTGTGTTTTGAACGAATTAATAGTTTCAGACATGTCTGATATCAGGTGAATCAGCTctgatttttagatttttagtcCATTTCTAGTGAATTTATCTGCATATAGCCAGTCTAACACAACTGGGaaaacactccaacacaacagGCAAAGCTTTACACACATGTATACTGcaaatcattattatcatttgtAAGACCAACGTAAGTAAGAACATAAACAAGATTtttgaaaaaacagaaaaacctggaaaaatggaaaatgagTTTAACTTCAATTTGCTGTAAGTTTTAAAGATTATTCAAAAGTTACAGTTAGTTGTGAAAATCAGCTTCAGCTAGTTTATTTCTTTGCACAAACCACAATGATCAGTATTAGTATGAGCAAGCCAGTTGAGACTTTGAACCAGAAAGATGTCTGATATGCATCTTTTAACTCTGCCTTCATATTTTTGTTCTCGTACTGCTCATCTCTCAGTTTCATTGCCATCTTAttcatcttcctcctctcctccattTGCATTGTTTCTTCCATAGTTTTCCTCTTAAATTCCTCTTCCTGTCTGATTTCCATCTCTTTGCTCTTATAGTCACTCCGCTCTTGTGTGTAAAAGTAACCCATGTTCAAGTGTAGCATTAAATTGATCTTTTCCAACAACTCTGTGACTTGTTTGTGGTTACTTTGAttatagttgttaaaaacatgaTATCTACCTTTGCAGGTGTCTACAAGATTCTGGAGATCATAACTATTACTGATAAACTTCTCCACTGGCTTCCCTTCCAGCAGATCTCCACCAGTGAACAGAATCATGGTGAAATCCAGAGCTTCTTCTCCAAAGTTCTCCTGAATCCACTTCACAGCGTTGTTTTCCTCCCCCGTGAATCTTCCCAGACTGATAACCAACAGGAACACATGAGGTTTGGGAGAAAACATGGAGATACAATCATGTGCATCCTGGGCCTTTTGGTTCGATATTAGCCACGTGTCCATGACACCAGGAGTGTCAATTATGGTGATGTTTTTTCCATTGAGGATTTTGTTCTTCACTTTACAGTTTGCGGTCACAGACGCAGGAGACGCCTCGACTCTGAAGGCCTCTTCACGCAggatggtgtttcctgatgCACTCTTTCCTGCTCCAGTTTTCCCCACTAACATCAGTCGAAGCTCAGGATGATTCACCTCATGTTCTGAAAAGCAGATAAAACCAAGCAGATAATATGGATAATACAGGGGTCTTCAGTATCTTTAACTTTAGTGGGAATATTTGATATGATATTTGGTAGCTGTAGTTTTTACCTTTGAAAGGGAAGTGCAATCCAATACCCAGTGGAACCAGAACCAACACAGAAGTCAGCCAAATGAGAGAATGAATGTTTTTCTAGAAAAATAGGCAAAACTGTGTTGCAGCAATGATATTTTCTAAACCAATCCTTTAAGAGGCCGACAGGTCTAGACAGGTACATTTAGCGAGCAAATTCTGATCTGTGAATTCTCCACTATAACATAGTGTGACAATATGATTGTAAAAACGTTTTCTAAAAAATGATACTGACCTTCAATTTCCTGTGGTTATGATTTGCTTCCTCTAACAATCTCTCAagtcttctgtttttctcttccttttcgGTCAGCTGTATATTCACCTCCTTTAACTGTCCATCAAGTTTActgtttttctcttccttttcagTCAGCTGTATATTCACCTCCTTTAACTGTCTCTCAagtcttctgtttttctcttccttttcacTCAACTGTGTATTCACCTCCTTTAACTGTCTCTCAAGtcttctgttcttttctgtCATTTCATGCAAGTTTTTCTTCTCCACTCCTTCTTCTTGATTATTTTGTATCCTCCTTCCATTTTGTCTGTTGGAAATTGTTAACTTGTAATTTCACTTTCAAAATCAAGTGACGTGTGTGAGTAAAAGTTTAGCAAATCTGAATTTTCAAAGACATTCATCAGGAGCCTAAAATTTTAATGTGGGCTTTTAACCACTTGAATGTGATTAGTATAACCAGAAAtaattctgagatgtttttagCGTATACATACAGCATATGTACATAATGCGGTGTTAACTCCACACTTGgatggtgtacagtgtgaaatgacGTGGTGTTAGAAAGTTACAGccagttgcttagcaacagacacccaaTCAGAAACAGAACAGCGCTTGAGAACCTCATTTGAAAAACAGGACGCAGCaaaatttcacaaaaacacCTTGGTTGATAGcattcagagatttttttttttttaataatttttcacTTTCTTACAAGTCTTACCTTGAACCATAGGAATGATCTGGTTCTTTTATGCTAACTGCTTGCTGCAGGTCTAGAGATTCATTATCTGTTGTCTCCATGTACATGTAATTCTGCTCTCTTGCTGATTGCCGGTTGAATCCCTGTCTATTtgagttacaaaaaaaaattatattgacATATTTGATTATACATTTCATGCAGTTATGTCTGAATTTGTTCAGAGTTTTACTGACCTCTTTGTCCGAGTTGTGTTACGCACCAAGAATCTGGAAACAGTATCAGagtgttaagtgcataaatgtaacatctattattatttttttcactcgTAGTAATCTGTACCTTTATCCTTTAATGACTACCTTGAATACCATTATGTAACCCAGGTTAAAAGAAGGGAAATAACCATGATAGAATAAAAgggataataaaaaataaataaataaattgaggaACCAGTTTAATTAAAGTTcaattagtttaatttaattatggaaaaaatttgaatttgtaaAACAACAATTTGTATGGGTGGAGGCGGAAgtgtgtgggaaaaaaaggaCGTGCCGTGTAAATCACGGGCGTGTAGGTGATTAATTGCGAAAAAAAGGTGAATTATTAACAGTTATTAATTCCGAAGTATATTGTGTAATAAACCTTCATTTAAGCGCAATGGATTGCTTTAGGTTAACGACTGTCGAATTTTGAAGCGGATGTTAGTGGATTAGAGAGATCCTCGAgagaacacaaaacaacacgGAGTTGATGTTTAACTGATAGTT harbors:
- the LOC131346910 gene encoding GTPase IMAP family member 7-like: MYMETTDNESLDLQQAVSIKEPDHSYGSRQNGRRIQNNQEEGVEKKNLHEMTEKNRRLERQLKEVNTQLSEKEEKNRRLERQLKEVNIQLTEKEEKNSKLDGQLKEVNIQLTEKEEKNRRLERLLEEANHNHRKLKKNIHSLIWLTSVLVLVPLGIGLHFPFKEHEVNHPELRLMLVGKTGAGKSASGNTILREEAFRVEASPASVTANCKVKNKILNGKNITIIDTPGVMDTWLISNQKAQDAHDCISMFSPKPHVFLLVISLGRFTGEENNAVKWIQENFGEEALDFTMILFTGGDLLEGKPVEKFISNSYDLQNLVDTCKGRYHVFNNYNQSNHKQVTELLEKINLMLHLNMGYFYTQERSDYKSKEMEIRQEEEFKRKTMEETMQMEERRKMNKMAMKLRDEQYENKNMKAELKDAYQTSFWFKVSTGLLILILIIVVCAKK
- the LOC131346702 gene encoding GTPase IMAP family member 7-like, whose translation is MLALVPLGIGLHFTFRGKSASGNTILREEAFRVEVSPSSVTANCKVKNKVLDGKNITIIDTPGVMDTWLISDQKTHDAHDCISMFSPKPHVFLLVIRLRRFTVEENNAVKWIQENFGEEALDFTMILFTGGDLLEGKPVEKFISNSYDLQNLVNNCKSRYHVFNNYDQSNHTQVTELLEKINVMLHLNMGYFYTQERSDYKSREMEIGQEEEFKRKTMEEEMQMEERRKMNKMAIKLRDEQHENKNLKAEMKLTGGLEDFQNES